Proteins from a genomic interval of Pseudomonas asplenii:
- a CDS encoding aminotransferase-like domain-containing protein produces MQAQRAVIAAIEFESGPPLVQQIVEHFTSAISQGSLQHGAKLPPIRELSELMSVGKSTVVEALDRLRAKGLIASRQGSGHYVTRLSAAAHAGVGRDLLPQDTLSVVRRALLLDNGALRPGCGFLPSSWLPAEELLKAARGALRATTLRMGEAGLPAGYLPLRQALRVKLASFGIEVPVEQIVTTANTVQAIDMLMRLLIKPGDTVLLDDPCYFNLRSNLSLHGAKAISIARSCEGLDFTCLEQLLEQHRPVLYLTNTTLHNPTGHSFSPAQVYRLLELSHRYDFHIVEDDLYCDIQHKRTPRLAAAGGLENISYVSGFTKTLSANSRVSYAVLAPQLAARMIALKMMSGGVTSELAEQMTYRMLSDGSYTRHARRLVDRLYESNARVAQWLGEAGCAVSSCPGEGLFLWTRLPAGMDAEVLARKGLENDIVLAPGTLLSVTDDATSFLRFNVAHSDDERVRERFLRLLDE; encoded by the coding sequence TGCAGGCGCAAAGAGCCGTAATCGCTGCTATCGAGTTCGAGTCCGGCCCGCCACTGGTCCAGCAGATCGTTGAACACTTCACTTCGGCTATCAGCCAGGGATCCCTGCAACACGGAGCCAAGCTACCGCCAATACGCGAACTCTCCGAGTTGATGAGCGTCGGCAAATCGACCGTCGTCGAAGCTCTGGACCGCCTGCGGGCCAAGGGCCTGATCGCCTCCCGGCAAGGCTCGGGACACTATGTCACGCGCCTCAGCGCGGCCGCCCATGCCGGCGTTGGCCGTGACCTGCTGCCGCAGGACACCCTCAGCGTGGTGCGGCGCGCCCTGCTGCTGGACAACGGGGCCCTGCGCCCCGGCTGCGGCTTCCTGCCCTCCTCCTGGCTGCCTGCCGAAGAATTGCTCAAGGCCGCCCGCGGCGCCCTGCGCGCAACCACCCTGCGCATGGGTGAAGCAGGCCTACCCGCCGGTTATCTACCGTTGCGCCAGGCCCTGCGGGTCAAACTGGCGAGCTTCGGTATTGAAGTTCCGGTCGAGCAGATCGTGACCACCGCCAACACGGTGCAGGCCATCGACATGCTGATGCGCCTGTTGATCAAGCCGGGCGATACGGTGCTGCTGGATGATCCCTGCTATTTCAACCTGCGTTCGAACCTGTCGCTGCATGGCGCCAAGGCGATCAGCATCGCCCGCAGTTGCGAGGGGCTGGACTTCACCTGCCTGGAACAGTTGCTCGAACAACATCGTCCGGTGCTGTATCTGACCAACACCACGCTGCACAACCCGACCGGACACTCCTTTTCCCCGGCCCAGGTCTATCGCCTGCTGGAGTTGAGCCACCGCTATGACTTTCATATCGTCGAGGACGACCTGTACTGCGATATCCAGCACAAGCGCACACCTCGACTGGCCGCCGCCGGTGGCTTGGAAAACATCAGCTATGTGTCGGGCTTCACCAAGACGCTGAGCGCCAACAGTCGGGTCAGTTACGCCGTGCTGGCGCCACAGTTGGCGGCGCGGATGATCGCGCTGAAGATGATGAGCGGCGGCGTGACCTCGGAGCTGGCCGAACAGATGACCTACCGGATGCTCAGCGATGGCAGCTACACCCGACATGCCCGGCGACTGGTCGACCGCCTGTACGAGTCGAATGCGCGGGTCGCGCAGTGGCTGGGCGAAGCCGGTTGCGCGGTCTCCTCCTGTCCAGGAGAGGGGCTCTTTCTCTGGACCCGCCTGCCGGCCGGCATGGACGCCGAGGTGCTGGCTCGCAAGGGCCTGGAAAATGACATCGTACTGGCGCCGGGCACCTTGCTCAGCGTGACGGACGACGCGACGAGTTTCCTGCGGTTCAACGTTGCCCACAGCGATGATGAACGTGTCCGGGAACGCTTCCTGCGATTGCTCGACGAATGA